The window TAGTACTAAACGAATGGGATGGGCCTGTGTGTGAACGCACGGGGACTGCCATTTACCGCCAGACAAGTTTggccgcgccgcacagaACTCGGATGACATTCCACTGATACCGCAGAAAAGGTAGCTaaaggcagccgccgcgcaggtgcGCTGTGAAGCGGTGCTATGCCCCGTTCCCCTGGTAGGGAGGTTTGTGGGAGCAAGTTGAGAAACTGCGCCCAGAAGGACATCGCTCGGACGTGTGTGTACCTGTCGGGCGGTATGACACGAGCGGTGACACTCGTCGCGACACAAGCGCTCGGTATTCACATGGGGGGAACGATGCGATTTGCTGGCTGTCGCCGATAAAGGTGGAATaccgagcgcggcggccgaacTCGAGCGCTTGTTTGCCCACAAACGAAGAGAGCGCAGCCAGCCTTCCCAGCCACTGTCGACCCTCCGCCCCAAGCCTCCGCCAAGTTCCCTTAGCGGCTGAGTTCGGGCTTAGATGCTGCAAGTGGCTTCAGCCATGGCCTTTATACCTGCGTCACTGAGCTCATGCGTCCTTTTCTTCCTATTGTCAACTCGTTTCTCTTGGCGGTCACTGGTTGTCGAGTTTCCGTGCCTTTCGttgtctgcgccgcgggagTTGATCGGCATCTGCCGCTTGAGTTTTTGACTTCGTTTTCACATATGCTGCCTTTGCTGGTTCTTCGgtctcgtctccttctgcaACGTCACCTCGCCCGTCGACGCTCTTCGTCCCTCCGTCGCTTCCTTTGCAGGGAGCGCTGCCCTTCCTGGTGTTCATTTGCctcggccgcgagcgcggggaTTCCCTGATGTGCATCAGCTCCCGGgtctctcctccgctgccagcgggccttctctttttctcctcgcctcgttCTGCTCTCCCGACTCGAGGGTCTGTGTCGTCCTCAGAgttctccgccgtctcgttTTCTGAGGCGCCCGAGGCGTCGTCATTCtcatcgtcgtcttcttcatccgAGCTGCTCTCACTCTGTTTGTTTCGCagcagtctcctcgcctgATCGCGCCCGTAGACCTTCTCTGGGCTCcagtcgtcgtcttcttcactcGACTCCCACATGTCAACTCCGCCGTACAAAGAGAGCAAATCCCCCTGCAGCGCGGACGAGCGCTTCTTCGTTtggcctttcttcttcgcctcctccagcagaGCTTGATACCTGAGACGACACACGCGGAACTGCAGACTCCCAAAATCGCAGGCCTCTCGTCAACACAGCCTTGTGTGTCGTAAATCCTCAAGGCTGTCTCGTCCGTTGCGAACAATGCGGAGATACATACACTCTAGTGGCAGACACATCCACGCCGTGCACGCGTGCACGATAAGAAATGCAAACAGACATCACCGTATTCAATGACTGTGTGTCTCCCCAAACCCAAAACCCTGTAGacgagacgaggcagaggcctTCCCTCCGCCGAACGCGGGTCTCCGCACTCGAAACCAAACGCGATTCGCAAGCAGCCACGCCGATCCTGCTCGTTGCTTCTTCGATGTGAGTCTGCCCAGCAGAGCCGGCCGAGCGTCACTCGTTTGCTTTCCGCCTCGCAAATCAGGCACGTTGCGTGGTGTTCCCCCGtttccgcagccgctgctgccatACCTCCCCTCGACGTCCCCGAGGTTCTCGCCCGTCCTCTTTACACCAGTGCGAGATGTCGCTTACTTAGACGCACGAAAATACCGCAAAGGTTGTTGCCGGCGCGGGAAGACAATCGGCTCCGTGTCGGGGCTTGAATCCGagccgtcgtcttcttcatcgtcctcctcttcctgcgTTCTGACTTGAGAACGGCGCCTGTTCAGCTTCTTCAACTCCCTCTTGCGCGCCGCTTCAGGAgtcgcgtcgtcctctgtATGCCCTTCTTTCCTGTTTCTGCCGCGACGAAAGGAGGCTTGGGCGGCTTCATGATCGCGACTCTTCGTGGCGTGTTTCGGccgaagcgcggcgagcgaggacggGGAACTTCCCCCACTCTGTCTGTCTGATTTGCTCACCTTGACCCCAGCCACTTGCTTCCTCAGATGGTCGCCTTCgttctctccgcgcccctTGGCGACGCCTTCCCTTGGGTTCTCTCTGGCTCGCCCGTGAGATCCTCGCTTCGCATGCTCCCTCTGCcgcatctctctcttcgaTTCGTCGTTCGTTTGCTCCTGgtctgcgtcggctgcgttccgcttcctccctcgcgaGTCGCTGCGTTGGGTGTCTAAGCGGCTCGGGTCCCGTGTTAGGGCGCCATTCCGTTTCTCCGTATTTACCCGAGGCAGTCCTCGCCTCTGGGCGTCTCTGcttggcggcggccgcgcgccatCTCCATTTTTGAGTTGCAtggcttccttcttcgcgatTCCAGCGTGGCTcagcgcgtccgcagcgcgCAGGTTCGTCGTCTCTTCAAAAACAGGATATTCATAGCTAGTTGAGCGGCTGGTTAGCTCCCTGCTGCGAGGCCCGGCTTCCAGCGAGCTGCCGGCTGTTGACGCAGCGCACTCGGCaaacgcatgcgcctccaGGTCTGGCTTGCatgaaggcggaggagacgaggcacgACGGGAAGCGTGTTTCGGCGAGATCATTCTCCTGAGGTTCTCGACCTGTCGAtctgcttctcgcgggcGTCAACGGGGAACAGACAGTCTCTATTTGAACAGGGAGTCTTCGAGACGCCGCACGTTCATGCCAGGGCGACGTGAGTTCGTCGCCACACAGATCTTGAAAAGACGGGATCCAGCGAAAACGTGCGCCtcgaagaggaggctgcgATGCTAGGCCGCCCGGGGCCGTAGGAGGCGACCCTCCGCTTGACTCCCCCGTGCCTGAGTCGCGCTGCGCAAACGGCTTTCGTGACAAAAAAGGAGAGCTCGCGCTGGAACCCCTGGTCGGCAGTCGCACTCGTTGCACGGGTGGCACCAGCGTTCAGCGTAACCTGTCTGTTCCGTGAGTGATTCGGTCTCCCTGCGCATTCATATATATTGGCCGCGACTACGCGCACTAAAGCTGCGT is drawn from Besnoitia besnoiti strain Bb-Ger1 chromosome VI, whole genome shotgun sequence and contains these coding sequences:
- a CDS encoding hypothetical protein (encoded by transcript BESB_066730), which gives rise to MISPKHASRRASSPPPSCKPDLEAHAFAECAASTAGSSLEAGPRSRELTSRSTSYEYPVFEETTNLRAADALSHAGIAKKEAMQLKNGDGARPPPSRDAQRRGLPRVNTEKRNGALTRDPSRLDTQRSDSRGRKRNAADADQEQTNDESKREMRQREHAKRGSHGRARENPREGVAKGRGENEGDHLRKQVAGVKVSKSDRQSGGSSPSSLAALRPKHATKSRDHEAAQASFRRGRNRKEGHTEDDATPEAARKRELKKLNRRRSQVRTQEEEDDEEDDGSDSSPDTEPIVFPRRQQPLRYFRASKYQALLEEAKKKGQTKKRSSALQGDLLSLYGGVDMWESSEEDDDWSPEKVYGRDQARRLLRNKQSESSSDEEDDDENDDASGASENETAENSEDDTDPRVGRAERGEEKKRRPAGSGGETRELMHIRESPRSRPRQMNTRKGSAPCKGSDGGTKSVDGRGDVAEGDETEEPAKAAYVKTKSKTQAADADQLPRRRQRKARKLDNQ